Genomic window (Streptomyces sp. LX-29):
AGGCCGGGCAGGACATGTCGCTGCTGAACGACTGAGACGGCGGGAACGGCTCGGTACCCGGCCGGCCCACCGCGCGGTGGGCCGGTCCCGCGGGCGGTGTGCCGGCCGTGCGGTGTGCCGGCGCGCGCCCACGGCCTCCCCCGGGGCCCGCGCGCGGCGCGCGGACGGCCGCGGGCCCGCGGCCGGGTGTCGTCAGTCCTGGCCGTACTTGGGGTCCACCGACTCCGGGGTGAGCCCGAGGAACTCGGCGACCTGCTCCACGACCACCTCGTGGACGAGCATCGCCCGTTCGTCCCGGTTCTTGGTGCGGATCTCCACCGGACGGCGGTAGATCACGATCCGGTGGGGGACGTTGCCGTGGGCGGCGATGAAGCGACCCAGCGGCACGGTCTCGCCGTCCCAGACCGGGTCGCCGCCGTGCCCGTCCGGGCTGAGGCCGTCGAAGCCGGGGACCGGCACGTCCAGCACCGTGAAGTCGACCTCGGCCAGCCGTGGCCAGCGGCGCTCCAGCCGCTCCGCGGAGTCCTGCACCAGATCGAGGAAGGACTCGGCACGGCTGATCGACAGCGGCACCTGTGGCGGTGCGATCGGTCCGCGCATACCTCTGCCGTGCCGGTCGCGGCGGCGCGGGCGCGGTTCGGATGGGTGAGGAGGTACGGGCCTGGTCATCACTCATGAGGGTAGCCCTCGGGGGCCTTTCGGCACGCGCTTACCGAGCAGCGGCCGCCCCCTCCTCGGCGTGTCGGAGGGTGAGCATTTCAGCCACACTTGGGTGCGAAAACAGACGTCTCCTGATCGCTCGATGGTCTGCGTTGTGGCCCGAACGGGACCGGGTGCTGACCGTCGGTCCCCTCCGCCCCAGACGCCGCACCGGAGACTCCGCGCAGGTCACCCGTGATGTTCGCGTATCGGACGGGAAGGGCGAACCAGGACGACACGGCGGAGTGAGCTGGTGGAGAGTCGTCGCGGCCCGCTCAAGAGTGCGGTACCGTCCAACGTCGTGAGCCCTGTACGTCGCTGTTCGCGCACCGCGTGCGGCCGCCCCGCCGTCGCGACGCTGACGTACGTCTACGCGGATTCGACCGCGGTCCTCGGGCCGCTCGCCACCTACGCCGAGCCCCACTGCTACGACCTGTGCTCGGAGCACTCCGAGCGGCTGACCGCCCCGCGCGGCTGGGAGGTCGTGCGCCTTGCCCTGGACAGCGGTCCGGCCCGGCCCAGCGGAGACGACCTGGAAGCCCTCGCCAACGCCGTGCGCGAGGCCGCCCGGCCGCACGAGCGCGCCGCCGGCGGCGGCCCCGGCGGCCCCCGGAGCGGCGGCGGTCGCGGCGACTCGGTCGAGGTCGCCCGACGCGGCCACCTGCGGGTGCTGCGCTCGCCCGACTCCTGACCGCGCGGCCCGCCGGTCCTGGCGGCACGGCCCGCCAGTCCTGACGGCGCGGCAGCCGGACTCCCGGCCTGCCCGCACGCCCTCGTCGGCGGTCGCCGGCGGCCCAGGCCCTTTCGGCCGCGCCCCCAGGGGCGGCCGCGCCCTTCGCCCCCCTCCCGTGCGGGTAGGTTGGGGGCCCGTAGAGAACTCCAGAAGGGTCTGGCCGTGCCCGACTTGTCGCAGATCGTGAAGGCGTACGACGTACGCGGAGTGGTCCCGGACCAGTGGGACGAGTCGCTCGCCGAACTCTTCGGTGCCGCCTTCGCCCGGGTGACCGAGGCACGCGCCATCGTGGTCGGCCACGACATGCGCCCCTCCTCGCCCGGCCTGTCGCGCGCCTTCGCGCGGGGCGCGGCCGCGGCCGGCGCCGACGTCACCGAGATCGGCCTCTGCTCCACCGACCAGCTCTACTTCGCCAGCGGACAGCTCGACCTGCCCGGCGCGATGTTCACC
Coding sequences:
- a CDS encoding metallopeptidase family protein — its product is MTRPVPPHPSEPRPRRRDRHGRGMRGPIAPPQVPLSISRAESFLDLVQDSAERLERRWPRLAEVDFTVLDVPVPGFDGLSPDGHGGDPVWDGETVPLGRFIAAHGNVPHRIVIYRRPVEIRTKNRDERAMLVHEVVVEQVAEFLGLTPESVDPKYGQD
- a CDS encoding DUF3499 domain-containing protein — translated: MESRRGPLKSAVPSNVVSPVRRCSRTACGRPAVATLTYVYADSTAVLGPLATYAEPHCYDLCSEHSERLTAPRGWEVVRLALDSGPARPSGDDLEALANAVREAARPHERAAGGGPGGPRSGGGRGDSVEVARRGHLRVLRSPDS